One Bombina bombina isolate aBomBom1 chromosome 5, aBomBom1.pri, whole genome shotgun sequence DNA segment encodes these proteins:
- the LOC128659475 gene encoding LOW QUALITY PROTEIN: dynein light chain Tctex-type 5-B-like (The sequence of the model RefSeq protein was modified relative to this genomic sequence to represent the inferred CDS: inserted 1 base in 1 codon) has translation MSDLAKDKAARLLRKRGSISSLSSHDVRPRESFTKPKDSSSAVSYMDDPGQHEDVVHVPVQMENTYHLGPTKRFPVATVNHILKDVLTSYLQNQIYEPEICRQLTKTISEVVKARVKDLMIPRYKIVVLLYIGQMNEQSMRIGSRCLWDATNDTFASFTFKNGSXAVGTVYAVYFE, from the exons ATGTCCGACTTGGCAAAAGACAAAGCAGCGCGTCTGCTAAGGAAAAGAGGGAGCATATCTTCTCTAAGCAGTCACGATGTTAGACCAAGAGAGAGCTTCACAAAACCAAAAGACTCCAGCAGTGCTGTATCCTATATGGATGACCCCGGCCAGCATGAAGATGTAGTGCACGTGCCAGTCCAGATGGAGAACACCTATCACTTAGGTCCCACAAAACGCTTTCCTGTAGCCACCGTTAATCACATCTTAAAGGACGTCTTGACGAGTTATCTTCAGAACCAGATATATGAACCTGAAATCTGCAGACAGTTGACAAAAACCATCTCAGAGGTTGTTAAGGCACGTGTTAAAGATCTGATGATACCAAGATACAAGATTGTCGTCCTCCTCTATATCGGCCAGATGAATGAACAAAGTATGCGAATAGGGAGCCGATGTCTTTGGGATGCAACAAATGATACATTCGCTTCTTTTACATTCAAAAACGGCT CTGCGGTTGGAACGGTATATGCAGTTTACTTTGAGTGA